Proteins from a single region of Symphalangus syndactylus isolate Jambi chromosome 12, NHGRI_mSymSyn1-v2.1_pri, whole genome shotgun sequence:
- the LOC134734707 gene encoding late cornified envelope protein 1C-like has translation MSCQQSQQQCQPPPKCTPKCPPKCPTPKCPRKCPPKCPPVSSCCSVSSGVCCGSSSGGCCSSGGGGCCLSHHRRRRSHCHRPQSSGCCSQPSGGSSCCGGGSSQHSGGCC, from the coding sequence ATGTCCTGCCAGCAGAGCCAGCAGCAGTGCCAGCCCCCTCCCAAGTGCACCCCCAAGTGCCCTCCCAAGTGCCCCACCCCTAAGTGCCCCCGAAAGTGTCCCCCTAAGTGTCCTCCAGTCTCTTCCTGCTGCAGTGTCAGCTCTGGAGTCTGCTGTGGCTCCAGCTCTGGGGGCTGCTGCAGCTCTGGGGGAGGTGGCTGCTGCCTGAGCCACCATAGGCGCCGCAGGTCCCACTGTCACAGACCCCAGAGCTCTGGCTGCTGCAGCCAGCCCTCAGGGGGCTCCAGCTGCTGTGGAGGGGGGAGCAGCCAGCACTCTGGAGGCTGCTGCTGA
- the LCE6A gene encoding late cornified envelope protein 6A: protein MKSQIRPGSQAMSQQKQQTWKPPNVPKCSPLQRSKPCLAPYATPCGAPHSEGCHSSSQRPEVQKPRRARQKLHCLSGGTIYHCKEEECEGD from the exons ATGAAAAGCCAG ATTCGACCTGGTAGCCAAGCAATGTCACAGCAGAAGCAGCAAACTTGGAAGCCTCCAAATGTTCCCAAATGCTCCCCTCTCCAAAGATCAAAGCCCTGCCTAGCTCCCTACGCGACTCCTTGTGGTGCTCCCCATTCAGAAGGCTGTCATTCCAGTTCCCAAAGGCCTGAGGTTCAGAAGCCCAGGAGGGCTCGTCAAAAGCTGCACTGCCTAAGTGGGGGCACAATCTACCACTGCAAAGAGGAAGAGTGTGAAGGCGACTGA
- the LCE7A gene encoding late cornified envelope protein 7A — MSYQKDQQKWQLPAKCLPKYPSKWAPQAPASCPTPCPPPAPSCCVPSCCISGFGGHCSLVSLRFPRFYLCQPQHSDCCEHESSRCSTCHSSGDCS; from the coding sequence ATGTCCTATCAGAAAGACCAGCAGAAGTGGCAGCTCCCTGCCAAGTGCCTCCCCAAATATCCATCCAAGTGGGCCCCTCAGGCTCCTGCTTCATGTCCAACTCCATGCCCCCCTCCAGCTCCCTCCTGCTGTGTTCCCAGTTGCTGTATTTCTGGCTTTGGAGGCCACTGCTCTCTGGTTTCACTCCGGTTTCCACGATTCTACCTGTGTCAGCCCCAGCATTCTGACTGCTGCGAGCACGAGTCTTCTAGATGTTCCACTTGCCATAGCTCTGGAGACTGCAGCTGA